The following are encoded together in the Tamandua tetradactyla isolate mTamTet1 chromosome 14, mTamTet1.pri, whole genome shotgun sequence genome:
- the VPS18 gene encoding vacuolar protein sorting-associated protein 18 homolog, translated as MASILDEYEDSLSRSAVLQPGCPSVGIPHSGYVNAQLEKEVPIFTKQRLDFTPSERITSLVVSCSQLCVSLGKETLLRIDLGKAKETNHVDLGRKDDAKVHKMFLDHTGSHLLIALSSTEVLYVNRNGQKVRPLARWRGQLVESVGWNKALGTESSTGPILVGTAQGQIFEAELSASEGGLFGPAPDLYFRPLYMLNEEGGPAPVCSLEAERGPDGRGFVIATTRQRLFQFIGRAAEGAEAQGFSGLFAAYTDHPPPFREFPSNLGYSELAFYTPKLRSAPRAFAWMMGDGVLYGAVDCGRPDSLLSEERVWEYPEGVGPGASPPLAIVLTQFHFLLLLADRVEAVCTLTGQVVLRDHFLEKFGPLKHMVKDSSTGQLWAYTERAIFCYHVQREARDVWRTYLDMNRFDLAKEYCRERPDCLDTVLAREADFCFRQRQYLESARCYALTQSYFEEIALKFLEARQEEALAEFLQRKLASLKPTERTQATLLTTWLTELYLSRLGALQGDPEALNLYRETRERFRAFLSSPRHKEWLFASRASIHELLASHGDTEHMVYFAVIMQDYERVVAYHCQHEAYEEALAVLSRHRDPQLFYKFSPILIRHIPCQLVDAWIELGSRLDARQLIPALVNYSQGGEAQQVSQAIRYMEFCVNVLGETEQAIHNYLLSLYARGQPASLLAYLEQAGASPHRVHYDLKYALRLCAEHGRHHACVHVYKVLELYEEAVDLALQVDVDLAKQCADLPEEDEELRKKLWLKIARHVVQEEEDVQTAMACLASCPLLKIEDVLPFFPDFVTIDHFKEAICSSLKAYNYHIQELQREMEEATASAQRIRRDLQELRGRYGTVEPQDKCATCDFPLLNRPFYLFLCGHMFHADCLLQAVRPGLPAYKQARLEELQRKLGAAPPPAKGSARAKEAEGGAVAGGPSREQLKADLDELVAAECVYCGELMIRSIDRPFIDPQRYEEEHLSWL; from the exons CATTGACTTGGGCAAGGCAAAAGAGACCAACCATGTGGATCTGGGGCGCAAGGATGATGCCAAAGTTCACAAGATGTTCCTGGACCATACTG GCTCTCACCTGCTGATTGCTCTGAGCAGCACCGAGGTCCTCTACGTGAACCGTAATGGACAGAAGGTACGGCCTCTAGCCCGCTGGAGGGGGCAGCTGGTAGAAAGTGTGGGTTGGAACAAGGCACTGGGCACCGAGAGCAGCACAGGCCCCATCCTGGTGGGCACTGCCCAAGGCCAGATCTTCGAAGCAGAGCTCTCGGCCAGCGAGGGAGGGCTTTTCGGCCCTGCCCCAGATCTCTACTTCCGTCCACTGTACATGCTAAATGAAGAGGGAGGTCCAGCGCCTGTGTGTTCCCTTGAAGCGGAGCGGGGCCCCGATGGGCGTGGCTTTGTTATTGCCACGACTCGGCAGCGCCTCTTTCAGTTCATAGGCCGAGCAGCAGAGGGGGCTGAGGCCCAGGGCTTCTCAGGGCTCTTTGCCGCCTACACTGACCATCCACCCCCATTCCGTGAGTTTCCCAGCAACCTGGGCTACAGCGAATTGGCCTTCTATACCCCCAAGTTGCGCTCTGCACCCCGGGCCTTTGCCTGGATGATGGGGGATGGTGTCTTATATGGAGCCGTGGATTGTGGCCGTCCTGACTCCCTGCTGAGCGAGGAGCGAGTCTGGGAGTACCCCGAGGGGGTCGGCCCTGGGGCTAGCCCACCCTTGGCCATCGTTCTAACCCAGTTCCACTTCCTGCTGCTGCTGGCGGACCGCGTGGAGGCGGTGTGCACGCTCACAGGGCAGGTGGTGCTGCGGGATCACTTCCTGGAGAAGTTTGGGCCGCTGAAACACATGGTGAAGGACTCCTCCACGGGCCAGCTCTGGGCCTACACCGAGCGGGCTATCTTTTGCTACCACGTGCAGCGGGAGGCCCGGGATGTCTGGCGCACCTACCTGGACATGAACCGCTTCGACCTGGCCAAAGAGTATTGTCGAGAGAGGCCTGACTGCCTGGACACAGTCCTGGCCCGGGAGGCTGATTTCTGCTTTCGCCAGCGCCAATACCTGGAGAGCGCCCGCTGTTACGCCCTCACCCAGAGCTACTTTGAGGAGATTGCCCTCAAGTTCTTAGAGGCCCGGCAGGAGGAGGCTCTGGCTGAGTTCCTCCAGCGAAAGCTGGCCAGTTTAAAGCCAACCGAGCGTACCCAGGCCACGCTGCTCACCACCTGGCTGACGGAGCTCTACCTTAGCCGACTCGGGGCTCTGCAGGGCGATCCAGAGGCCCTGAATCTCTACCGGGAAACCCGGGAACGCTTCCGTGCCTTTCTCAGCAGCCCCCGCCACAAAGAGTGGCTCTTTGCCAGCCGGGCCTCCATACACGAGCTGCTCGCCAGCCATGGGGACACCGAGCACATGGTGTACTTTGCTGTGATCATGCAGGACTACGAGCGGGTGGTAGCTTACCACTGCCAGCACGAGGCCTACGAGGAGGCCCTTGCTGTGCTTTCCCGCCACCGTGACCCTCAGCTCTTCTACAAGTTCTCGCCCATCCTCATCCGTCACATTCCCTGCCAGCTGGTGGACGCCTGGATTGAGCTGGGCAGCAGGCTAGATGCCCGGCAGCTCATCCCCGCCCTCGTGAACTATAGCCAGGGTGGCGAGGCTCAGCAGGTGAGCCAGGCCATCCGCTACATGGAATTCTGCGTGAACGTGCTGGGCGAGACAGAGCAGGCCATCCACAACTACCTGCTGTCGCTGTATGCCCGTGGCCAGCCAGCCTCGCTGCTGGCCTACCTCGAGCAAGCAGGGGCCAGCCCGCACCGGGTGCATTATGACCTCAAGTACGCACTGCGGCTCTGTGCAGAGCACGGCCGTCATCACGCTTGTGTCCACGTCTACAAGGTCCTGGAGCTATATGAGGAGGCTGTGGACCTGGCCTTACAG GTGGATGTGGACCTGGCCAAGCAGTGTGCAGACTTGCCTGAGGAGGATGAGGAGCTGCGCAAGAAGCTGTGGCTGAAGATTGCACGACACGTGGTACAGGAGGAGGAAGATGTTCAGACAGCCATGGCCTGCCTGGCCAGCTGCCCCCTGCTCAAGATTGAGGATGTGTTGCCCTTCTTTCCTGACTTCGTCACCATTGACCACTTCAAGGAGGCGATCTGCAGCTCACTTAAGGCCTACAACTACCACATCCAGGAACTGCAGCGGGAGATGGAAGAGGCCACAGCCAGTGCCCAGCGCATCCGGCGAGATCTGCAGGAGCTGCGGGGCCGCTATGGCACTGTGGAGCCCCAGGACAAATGCGCCACCTGTGACTTTCCCCTGCTTAACCGTCCTTTCTACCTCTTCCTTTGCGGTCACATGTTCCATGCCGACTGCCTACTGCAGGCTGTGCGACCTGGCCTGCCTGCCTATAAGCAGGCCCGGCTGGAGGAGCTACAGCGAAAGCTGGGGGCTGCTCCACCCCCTGCCAAAGGCTCTGCCCGGGCAAAGGAGGCTGAGGGAGGAGCTGTGGCCGGGGGACCCAGCCGGGAGCAGCTCAAAGCTGACTTAGATGAGCTGGTGGCTGCTGAATGCGTGTACTGTGGGGAGCTGATGATCCGCTCAATTGACCGGCCCTTCATCGATCCCCAGCGTTATGAGGAGGAGCACCTTAGTTGGCTGTAG